Proteins encoded in a region of the Myxococcus guangdongensis genome:
- a CDS encoding phosphoribosyltransferase — MKGPAFQDRSTAGRALARLLIRHAHRPDTRVLALPRGGVPVAYEVARALGAPLDVFIVRKLGTPGHEELAMGAIATGGTRVLNPEVIDELGITSAQLDAVTAQETRELQRREVSYRQGRPALDVRGCDVILIDDGLATGSTMRAAVAALRLQHPSRITVAVPVAPSDTCDALAPLVDEMVCARTPKPFDAVGLWYRHFDQTSDEEVQDLLARSADEAALQPGV; from the coding sequence ATGAAAGGGCCCGCGTTCCAGGATCGCTCCACGGCAGGCCGGGCCCTCGCGCGGCTGCTCATCCGTCACGCCCACCGTCCCGACACCCGTGTGCTCGCGCTCCCACGCGGCGGCGTCCCCGTCGCCTACGAAGTCGCCCGCGCGCTCGGCGCCCCGCTGGACGTCTTCATCGTCCGCAAGCTGGGCACGCCCGGCCACGAGGAGCTCGCGATGGGCGCCATCGCCACGGGCGGCACGCGCGTCCTCAACCCCGAGGTCATCGACGAGCTCGGCATCACCTCCGCACAGCTCGACGCCGTCACCGCGCAGGAGACGCGCGAACTCCAGCGTCGCGAAGTCAGCTACCGACAGGGCCGCCCCGCGCTCGACGTCCGTGGATGCGACGTCATCCTCATCGACGACGGCCTCGCCACCGGCTCCACCATGCGCGCCGCCGTCGCCGCCCTGCGTCTGCAACACCCTTCCCGCATCACCGTCGCCGTCCCCGTCGCCCCTTCCGATACCTGCGACGCCCTGGCCCCCCTCGTCGATGAGATGGTGTGCGCCCGGACCCCGAAGCCCTTCGACGCCGTGGGCCTGTGGTACCGGCACTTCGACCAGACGTCCGACGAAGAGGTCCAGGACCTCCTCGCTCGCTCGGCCGACGAAGCCGCACTGCAGCCTGGAGTCTGA
- a CDS encoding PAS domain-containing sensor histidine kinase — translation MHEFPSRSQMLLAALTAAALAALIEWAWTSADAAHPLPRILATSALVLTCAGVPALLLAHARERTRRERDAALRSAGDSSALRDALMDVTPVGFAFFDRNLRYIHVNTALAAMNGLPAGGHLGRHVTEVMPELGRLLAPRLERALGTDAPVQDTCLEVETPAAPGEPRFWFGSYSRVRGAGGEVLGVIASLSELTERMRAEQSLQEHEGRLDVLTRSLPDYLWGGKLRDGRLRDFYCTPVIERTTGYPASAFVEPSPGGGPPRLWAEMIHPDDRARYRTRIESLAPGSEVELEHRLICADGRVRWVRSRAAVSARDAQGELHLGCVVTDITDRYLADELRQRLHDSFRRSAQEWTRTFDAVAAPLLVLGADGVIHRLNAPACALFGGLDPSGQPLSTAASMPPWSSTPPLIDELRRTHGTITREVTDPRSRRTWELSAAWVDEAGGDDSRIILVATEVTRLLELQASLRRSETMAVMGAIVAGVAHEVRNPLFSISAVVDAVEATVGQRPDLAPYMDVLRGEVRRLNHLTQELFEYGRPTRGEWVEGPVHPVVEEALAACALTGEQARVAVTPLLTESLPPVRMDSRRLFHVFRNVLENAVQHSPAGATVRVSTAVLEEEGRAWVRCTVRDGGPGFREEDLPHVFEPFFSKRRGGTGLGLSIVQRILEEHQGTIRLGNHPEGGAEVTLLLPAVSSPPAAMPLDSLAS, via the coding sequence ATGCACGAGTTCCCCTCACGCAGTCAGATGCTCCTGGCCGCCCTCACCGCCGCCGCGCTCGCCGCCCTCATCGAATGGGCCTGGACCAGCGCGGACGCGGCCCATCCGCTGCCCCGCATCCTCGCCACCTCCGCGCTCGTCCTCACCTGCGCGGGTGTCCCCGCCCTCCTCCTCGCCCACGCCCGTGAGCGCACCCGCCGAGAACGCGACGCCGCCCTGCGCAGCGCCGGTGACTCCAGCGCCCTGCGCGACGCCCTCATGGACGTCACCCCCGTGGGCTTCGCCTTCTTCGACCGAAACCTGCGCTACATCCACGTCAACACCGCGCTCGCCGCCATGAACGGCCTGCCCGCGGGGGGACACCTGGGCCGCCACGTCACCGAGGTCATGCCCGAGCTGGGTCGACTCCTCGCCCCACGCCTCGAGCGCGCCCTCGGCACCGACGCCCCCGTCCAGGACACCTGCCTCGAGGTCGAAACGCCCGCCGCGCCCGGCGAGCCCCGCTTCTGGTTCGGCAGCTACTCCCGCGTGCGCGGCGCCGGCGGCGAAGTCCTCGGCGTCATCGCCTCGCTCTCCGAGCTCACCGAGCGCATGCGCGCCGAGCAATCCCTCCAGGAGCACGAAGGCCGCCTCGATGTCCTCACGCGCTCCCTGCCCGACTACCTCTGGGGCGGCAAGCTGCGCGATGGCAGGCTGCGCGACTTCTACTGCACTCCCGTCATCGAGCGCACCACCGGCTACCCCGCCTCCGCCTTCGTCGAGCCCTCCCCCGGCGGCGGCCCGCCCCGCCTCTGGGCGGAGATGATCCACCCCGACGACCGCGCCCGCTACCGCACCCGCATCGAGTCGCTCGCCCCCGGCTCCGAGGTGGAGCTGGAGCACCGCCTCATCTGCGCCGACGGCCGCGTGCGCTGGGTCCGAAGCCGCGCCGCGGTCTCCGCCCGCGACGCCCAGGGCGAGCTCCACCTCGGCTGCGTCGTCACCGACATCACCGACCGCTACCTCGCGGACGAGCTGCGCCAGCGCCTCCACGACAGCTTCCGCCGCTCCGCCCAGGAGTGGACCCGCACCTTCGACGCCGTCGCCGCCCCCCTCCTCGTGCTCGGCGCGGACGGCGTCATCCACCGCCTCAACGCCCCGGCCTGCGCGCTGTTCGGCGGCCTGGACCCCTCCGGACAGCCCCTGTCCACCGCGGCCAGCATGCCGCCCTGGTCCAGCACTCCGCCCCTCATCGACGAGCTGCGCCGCACCCACGGAACCATCACCCGCGAAGTCACCGACCCGCGCTCTCGCCGCACCTGGGAGCTGTCCGCCGCGTGGGTGGATGAGGCCGGAGGCGACGACTCGCGCATCATCCTCGTCGCCACCGAAGTCACGCGGCTGCTCGAGCTGCAGGCCAGCCTGCGCCGCAGTGAGACCATGGCCGTGATGGGCGCCATCGTCGCCGGCGTGGCGCACGAGGTCCGCAACCCCCTCTTCTCCATCTCCGCCGTGGTGGACGCGGTGGAGGCCACCGTGGGCCAGCGCCCGGACCTGGCCCCGTACATGGACGTCCTGCGCGGCGAGGTGCGCCGCCTCAACCACCTCACCCAGGAGCTGTTCGAGTACGGCCGGCCCACGCGCGGCGAATGGGTGGAGGGCCCCGTGCACCCCGTCGTCGAGGAGGCCCTGGCCGCGTGCGCCCTCACCGGCGAGCAGGCCCGCGTGGCCGTGACGCCGCTGCTCACCGAGTCCTTGCCACCAGTGCGCATGGACTCGCGCCGGCTGTTCCACGTCTTCCGCAATGTGCTGGAGAACGCCGTGCAGCACTCGCCCGCGGGGGCCACCGTGCGCGTGTCCACCGCGGTGCTCGAGGAGGAGGGCCGCGCCTGGGTGCGCTGCACCGTGCGCGACGGAGGCCCGGGCTTCCGCGAGGAGGACCTGCCCCACGTCTTCGAGCCCTTCTTCAGCAAGCGCCGGGGCGGCACCGGCCTGGGCTTGTCCATCGTCCAGAGAATCCTCGAAGAGCACCAGGGCACCATCCGCCTGGGAAATCACCCCGAGGGTGGCGCCGAGGTCACCCTGCTGCTACCAGCGGTTTCCTCGCCTCCGGCCGCCATGCCTCTAGACTCGCTCGCCTCATGA